CGCCGTCGCCCGGAGCAAGGCCCGCGTGGCGGCGCTGCAGGCCGTCGCCGCGGTGGCGGACCCGGTCGCCGCGGCGCGCGTCCTGGTGACGGCCAGCACCGGCGAGTACCTGGTGGGCCTGGCCATCGGCACGCCGCCGCTCTACTACACGGCGATCATGGACACCGGCAGCGACCTCATCTGGACGCAGTGCGCGCCGTGCCTGCTGTGCGCTGACCAGCCCGCGCCCTACTTCGACGCCAAGGCGTCCGCCACGTAccgcgcgctgccgtgccgGTCGCCGAGGTGCGGGCAGCTCTACTACCCGGCCTGCTTCCAGAGGGTGTGCGTGTATCAGTACTACTACGGCGACAGCGCGTCCACCGCCGGCGTCCTCGCCAACGAGACCTTCACGTTCGGCGCCGGCAACTCCACCAAGGTCCGGGTGCCCAACGTCTCGTTCGGGTGCGGCAGCATCaacgccggcgacctcgccaaCAGCTCCGGCATGGTCGGCTTCGGCCGCGGGCCGCTGTCGCTGGTGAGCCAGCTCGGCCCGTCCAGGTTCTCCTACTGCCTCACGTCGTACCTCTCGCCGACGCCGAGCCGGCTCTACTTCGGCGCGTTCGCCAACCTCAACAGCACCAACACCAGCTCCAGCTCCGGGTCGCCGGTGCAGTCCACGCCGTTCGTCGTCAACCCAGCGCTGCCGAGCATGTACTTCCTGTCGCTCAGGGGCATCAGCCTGGGGACGAGGCGCCTGCCCATCGACCCGCTGGCGTTCGCCATCAACGACGACGGCACGGGCGGGGTCGTCATCGACTCCGGCACGTCCATCACGTGGCTGCAGCAGGACGCCTACGAGGCCGTGCGCCGCGGGCTGCTGTCCGCCATCCCGCTGCCGGCGATGAACGACACGGACATCGGCCTGGACACGTGCTTCcagtggccgccgccgccgaacgTCACCGTCACGGTGCCGGACTTCGTGTTCCACTTCTACGGCGCCAACATGACGCTGCCGCCGGAGAACTACATGCTGATCGCGAGCACCACGGGGTACCTGTGCCTGGCGATGGTGCCCTCCGGCGTCGGCACCATCATCGGCAACTACCAGCAGCAGAACCTGCACATCCTCTACGACATCGCCAACAGCTTCCTGTCGTTCGTGCCAGCTCCGTGCGACATTATATAGAGCTTTTCTTGTGAGTTCTTGCGTTAGACTTCAATAAATTCGCTGCTGGTCGTTGCTGCTTGGAATGTTACCACCGTAGAGTAGCCATTGCATCGCGCTGGGATTCTAGTGTTGTATCATCCCCAATTTATGTAGCTGGAAATTTAGTGTGGAAGCATAGTCATTTTGGTAATTCTCGATGCGTcaattttttcaaaaaaaaactgCAAAATCCCCTTCGTAGGAGGGTTCTTAAAAACTAAATTGCATCTCAATTTCTTGCAGTATAACACTAATAATCTTGAAAGCTTCCATCTCTACATTGTCAAGGTTGACCTTTGTATGTATTGTTCTCTCCGACAGCAGCTATATATCACGCGCCCTGCGAATCAATATTCCATTACCTGAAGAAGAGATGCGTGTGCCCTGATGGAATAAATAGACCCAATATATGCTAGCACATATACAGCTCATGCGTGGAaagatattttttatttttattttttctatttCATTCCTCAcaattttattttcctttctcttttttccttctgtatatattatttatttatttccCTGTGTTTCCTTTCTATCATTCTAAAACTGCGTCTAGatattctttctttctttgaaTTGCCATCCGTATATTTTATAAATTATATCATCCATCTTTATTTCTTGTATAATTAGATATTAATAGATCTATACTTATTTTTTTCTATAGTATAAAACTATTTGTTCTCGCGTGCTCAATGTATACTAATTTATTTGCATTGTAGATTTATTAGTTGGTATATGAAATGATTTATTTTCTTTATATACTAACTTGTTtagtatgtgtatatatatttaTAAGAATAATTTTTTTATGATTTAGATGCATTTATTCTACAAGTAAACTACGTGTAACTAATTTTTTTAATACCAAATTATTTGTTCGTTTTGTAGACTAAATTATTTAGCGATGCTGACTCATTTATTTTTTATATTCAATTTTAATTATTTTACCTGTATAGCCGGATGTTCGCGATGTTTAATCTTTTGTCCGTAGTGCATCATGTTTAGTAATTTTGTTCGTCCGAAATGTTCATCGTGTTATTCAAATATTTGTTCCTAGTAACAAAAAATATTATTTAGTATTAAAgaaaatattttaaaaaaatttcaTGCAAGCATATGCAAGCGTAGTCTTGCCATAAGAAATATAATGGTGCAATCCAAATTTAATTTGGATTTTCGGTTTAGTATTTATAATTTAGTTTCGAATTTGCATGCACGTGGGTGATGTCATCATATCTATCTTGTTTTAAATACACCTAGAATCTCTCTCCTCTCCAACTGATAAGCCTAGATAATAAAAATGTATAGATAGCTTCAGTGATGAAGTAAGAAATTATCGCTGAAGTGACAGCCAGCCGCACCCGTTCTCCCTTAAACTGTCTCCAACGGGAGActctaaaccgttctctaccatatatagagaagattctGTTCTCTacatgctccagcagcgttctctaaatgatcctctaaaatagagaacgctacaggtttcctctatatatagagattctctctcctcttctctattttttctttacattttaaacactggattaaataaaaataaaatatgtccatagcatttgaggcatgataaatacgtacgtacaaaaatttggaacaaaatacgtttctaatatagggtttaatgtatagagaacgagatttagagaacgttgttgaagagaaatgagatatagaggagagaatcttgtagagaagtcTGTAAATGACGGAAGGACACTTGGAGATAGCCTTTCTCGTTTGGTCTGGCTCCAGGTGTTGACCTTTCTACATGGTCCTTCTAAACAGGTGGGCTAAAAGGCCGTGTTGGTAAAAGCACAGGCTTAACTGGGCCTGCACCATGCGTACATACTACACTGAGGCCGCGCTTGCCTCTCGTCGTCGCGTTACTGCACTGGGCTTTAATTAGCTCCGCTGACATCTTAGCAACAGGCCCAAATACACATGACGTTGGATCTTTGGCAAACGATCCTAATGGCATCTCCGGCCGTGAAATTAGTTTGCTAGCTATGGAGCTTGGACGGCAGAGCAAATTCACTTGCCCGGGACGCGCTGGAGTGATCGCATTCGCCCCCATCGAGCTCGCCATGGACGGCAGGGCAAAAAGGTTCACTTGCCCGGCGACCATCCAATTTTACCAATGCTCCTGCCGTGCCCCAGAACCCATTTTTCACACAGCTTTAGCTTCCGTTGTAGGGTGTAGGGTTTAGTACCATAGAACCGAACAATCCTTGCTAGGTCACTGGTGGTGCCAAGATGCTGCTACCGGGCGTCAGGCACCACTGATCCAAAGCAATCGCTTTCCACGGCGAAAGCCACCGTGCGCCTGCGATCGGCATGACaccatgtttttttttttgcgccGTCATGCGAATCAAGATGACGGCCACGACCCAACCACCGGGAGAATTAGCACGGCTCGATCGACTTCCGTTTTGGCAGCACGGCCCGCGCGAGCCGGGCCCGTGCGGCGAGGATCAATGCCAGGCTCGCGCGCGTCCTGGGCAAGGGCCTGTCGGCGGCCGACGCGCCGCTCGCCCCGCTAGGCGACCAGGGTCACTCGCTGACCGTGGGCGTCGgcacgccgccgcagccgcgcaCGCTCATCGTCGACACGGGCCGCGACCTCATCTGGACGCAGTGCGAGCTGTTCCGTTCCcgccgcgcggcgccggcggcggcagggcggcAGCGCGAGCCTCTCTACTACGACCCGCGCCGGTCCTCCTCCTTCGCCTTCCTCCCCTGCTGCAGCAGGCTGTGCCAGGAGGGCCAGTTCAGCGACAAGAACTGCACCGGGAACAGGTGCCTCTACGACGACGTGCACGGCAGCGCAGAGGCCGGCGGCGTCCTCGCGTCCGAGACCTTCACCTTCGGCGTGCGCAGTGTCAGAGATCGCCGGGGAGACGCTGTCGAccacagcgccggcgagctcacgATCACACACACAAACTCACGCGAAATCGGAACACAGAGAATGCAAGAATACGGTCTCGTTTGTGCTGTGAAAACTTAAACAGCCTTTTTTCCCTTCGATTGATTTGCATATATAGAAACTGATTATAGCTAAGTCGGAATCGTCACCTCCGACATGCGCGGCACGCCCGTCATCGGCGCATGCCATCCCAGACGCCTAGTTCGTGCCGCACGACGCGCTCCCTTGCGAACGCAGCGCGAGTCATAGCACAAAACGCGCACAGCGGCCACCTAACAGCCATGCGCACCTTCTTATCCAACAAACGGAAAGAAAACGCCTAAGACACTTGCACAAGAATATTCAACATGCAGCAGGGTCTCCCTCCCCCTCGGATTCGGCTGCGGCGCGCTCTCCGCGGGGAGCCTAGCCGGCGCCTCCGGCCTCATGGGGCTCAGCCCCGGGACCATGTCGCTCGTGTCGCAGTTGTCCGTGCCAAGGTTCTCCTACTGCCTCACTCCTTTCGCCGAGCGCAGGACCAGCCTGCTGCTGTTCGGAGCAATGGCGGACCTGCGGAGGTACACGACGGCAAGGCCGGTCCAGACCACCTCCATGCTGAGCAACCCGGCAATGGAGACCACCTACTACTACGTGCCGCTGATCGGGCTCTCGCTCGGGACCAGGCGGCTGCGCGTGCCGGTGGGCAGCCTGGCGATGAAGCTCGATGGCACCGGCGGCACGGTCGTCGACTCAGGCAGCACGCTGGCGTACCTCGCGGAGAGAGTGTTCAGGGTCGTGAAGAAGGCCGTGCTGGAGACGGTGAGGCTGCCGGTGGCTAACGGGGCCGTCGAGGACTACGAGCTCTGCTTCGTGctgccgggcggcgcggcgaagaGCGCGGTGAGACGCCGCCGCTCGTGCTGCActtcgacggcggcgcggcgatggTGCTCCCCCGGGATAACTACTTCCAGGAGCCGAGGGCCGGGATGATGTGCGTGGCGATGGGCAGCGCGCCCGACGACTTCGGCGTGTCCATCATCGGCAACGTGATGTAATCATCAGTAATAATCCGATCTTCCTTTTTCACGCGTTGGATCCATTGCAAAATGCAGATTGTTTTAGTTTTTTACGAAGCCAAACTTTTCTAACTTAGATCAATTTTATATGGAAAATACACCAACATCTTTAACATCAAAATGGTTTTATTAAATTCCCAGCTAAGTGTGTCTTGGTAGTTTATTTATTTGATATTGTAGATGTTAGTAAATTTTTGTATAAAATTTGTTAAAAGTAGAGAAGTTTACATAGGATAAAACTAAAATAATTTATATTTTGAAGAGTAAAATGCACCAACGGTTCCTAAACTTATAAGGGTGTGTCGTTTAGATTCTCAACTCCGAAAGTGCATTTCTGGATCCATAAATTTGTAAAGGTGTGTTCCTTAGGTCCGTCATCTGCTACGCCATTACTCATGTTGAATTGGTGACTGATGGATATAAGCTCGTCGTATATGCGCAAGGTTCCCAAGGAGCCTGCAAATTTCTTCAACCAGGATTTTTCTGTTGTTTTGTATCTTGTATGAGCCGATAGGGTTTTCCATGCTAATAAGGTGTGTACATAGACTACTATAGAACTCTGAATAAAATTGTTAGGGGCTGTAGTCTATATCACACCCGGGCATTTTGTGTTGTGCGGTGTCCCCACCGTGTCGATGATGACTTGACGTCAACGGTACTGCGGAGGCGCTTCTGTTCGTGATGATTGCTTTTGGTTGGTTTCCTATAGTGGTGAGGCGTGCGTGAGTGTGATGCACGACAAATAAGCCAATGGATGGCGTAAGCATTTTTATTTCAGTTGTGCTATTCAGAAAATAGATCGATAATTGTCAATTATCATTGCAATGGTGGTCAGTATCAGTAGTAGTAGCTGTCAATTGAGCATGCTCTTTTCAAATTCTCAGAATCTCGTAGGAATCCTTTGTGATTTAATTTATTAACCATGTTACCCTTGCCAACGAGCTTAACCTGTCGACTTCTACAACCATTAATTAAGGCCAAGCATCGTGTTCTTCTTGGATAAACAGGCAGCAAATAAAAGCATTTAATTTGCAGCACATTTTACACATACAATTGGATTGGCCTGACTCTTCAATACCAAAGATGCTCGGCTTCGTTTAATCTTTCATAGACTCCACGTTTCCACCAACGAGGAAAGTGAACAATATTCCATTGCATAGATTTACTTTTGACTTCTTAACATATaaacttgcttttaaatttgAGTGCTGTAATCATCAGTAACAATCCGATCTCTTTTTTCACGTTTTGGATCCACTCTCATAAATAGAGGCACTTAGAATATGCATGATACAGTGCATTGTAACAATTGTTTCTACGCATCAATTTAGTACCCTTGTACAGTGACATGGCAATCTCTTGAATCTATCTATTATCTTAATACAATAGTGTTAAAAGAAGCCGCCACGTCCGTCGAGAGGGTTTATAAATTCCTTCATTAATCTAAAAAAAAGAAGAATTTATAATGTTggattttatgaagatctaacGGGTTACGTTGGATAAAAAATTTGTATTTCCTATTAGACTTGGataaaaaaggaagaaaaaggggcGACATGCTCCGTTTGTGGCCAGGTTTCAAAAGGCAGCCAGCGTGCATGCGTATGCATGTGAATGCTGGTCTGCTAGATAAGCTAGCGCCACTAATCATGCATCGGCATCGGTGATGAAGCATTCCCCACAATTAGAAAAGAAGAGGCGGCGATGGAGAGGACGGACGCAGGTTTAGGAACGGAAGGTAGCGGTGGTCGAGCAAGGAGACGGAGTTTGGATCGCCATGACGACGCGGCCGTGGAGCGCAAAGACGTGTGATGCAGGAGCCGAGAAGGGATGCATGGTGCGAGAGGGTATGCAGGACTCTGCAGGCGTGCGGCACAGCATGGCCCAGTGGGTTGGCGGCCGCTTGCAATTGTGAACACATATATTCTCGCGCTCAATATATACAATATATAAATAGAACGTAAATACAATTGGTACAATTAATTTTGTCTTGCACAAACTTTTCTAGCCGAAAGAATTTCTCCATCTTCTCCTGGCCAGATCGCTCAAACAACTTGGCCAGGGATTCATCAACTGAATCATAAGTATTTGGAGAGTTCTCTCGCTTAAACAACTTGGTCAGGGACTGAATATGGAGAGCATCAATAAGTTGGCACATCAAAAGAGAAGAATACACACCATTAGATTTTATAAAGATCTAACGGTCTAAACTAGCTTAAGGAGACTAGCTTAAAGAGTCAATATTAGATATGACTAATAAATAAAgatttaaattttaaaaaacTAAAATTGACAGCATGgagaattttcttttaacaagaTATACCACTTTATAatttaatttaatttcttttcaTGTGAACGAGTATATTTAAAATTAGTAATAGAAAGATATCTGCTTGTAACAAGAGGTATAACTCTATGATCCATTTTCATCTAATGACAATATGTGTATTTCTATTTCACGTCTTAACATGACATGAATTGAAAGTTTTAGCGGTGCAAGAAAAAAAACCTGGCAAAGGAATCCATCGAGACATCCATCGTACCGATAGAAATACGGAGTAGTAGCGATTCGAAATAAAGACCACCCCTGCTGACTGACGCTTACTGGCGCGAACACTAAATGGCTATGGAGTCGACACACATTGCACAAAGATCAAAGGCTTGGAGCCCCGGAAAGAGCAAACCAAAGTGTGGCAATAGAGTTTACATCCACAGATAGAGATTCAAACGTGGCAAGAGCAAAAATCGAAACCCCGATGCACCGATGAATGCTTGCTGACATAATCAGGGGCTGTTTGGATAGCTACCTAAGGCGCCACGCCGCGcctaaggtgcggcggccgattTGGCCGCCACACCTGTGATGTGAAAAgtgtggcgtggcgtggcgcgtTAGGCAGGCGTCCAAACACGCCAGTGTCGGACTCTGCAAAACTGAAGCACCGTAGGACCCAATCCATCCATGCCCGCAACAATCGACACCCCAAGTGCAGATAAAAGCAGTGACGACCAGCTCTGTGGTGGATGGCATCAAAAACCGAGTCGCCGCGCGCCTAAAGTTGCGACAAGCCCAAGATGGCATAGTACTCTGCCAACATGACCACATCTACGCTTGCCGAGACATGCAGCTGCCGAGTACGTTGAGTTATGTATCCCGTTGGTCGTTATCAATGTGAGTCGGGCATGATGCGGCATGTATCCAGTTCGTCATCGATGCGAGGCCGATCACGCAAGTCGCGGAGCAACATGAAGGCTAGGGAGTCTAAGGATAAACTATTACAGAGCATTCTATTCTATACATTCTATTCTTACTGACGGTTTAGCATGGTGGGCAATGCATCTTGGAAAGCACAACTTGACGTTGAGATGGCATCTAGAGCTGGGCACTCTGCGACGGTTGGCAATTGGCGTGGTCAGTTCCCGTGCAAGGTGTGGGTGCTGTAGGATGGGTTGATGCTGAGGCAACATGCTAAGCCAGCCAAAAATTCAAATTACGATTGATATCTAATACAATACCTGTCTATAGCAAGCTACATGTAGTTCTCGATGAGATGGGATAACACGAACCATCCAAGATGCTTTCTTGATGACCATGGGGTAGCGGGCAGAACTCCTTGGGATTAGAAGTTGGGAGGAGAATACTAAAGGGGACACAACCA
The Panicum hallii strain FIL2 chromosome 6, PHallii_v3.1, whole genome shotgun sequence genome window above contains:
- the LOC112897899 gene encoding aspartic proteinase nepenthesin-1-like → MASLVLFLILLVAAMSTPAAHCHGNVGFKLKLTHVDAGTSYTKVQLLRRAVARSKARVAALQAVAAVADPVAAARVLVTASTGEYLVGLAIGTPPLYYTAIMDTGSDLIWTQCAPCLLCADQPAPYFDAKASATYRALPCRSPRCGQLYYPACFQRVCVYQYYYGDSASTAGVLANETFTFGAGNSTKVRVPNVSFGCGSINAGDLANSSGMVGFGRGPLSLVSQLGPSRFSYCLTSYLSPTPSRLYFGAFANLNSTNTSSSSGSPVQSTPFVVNPALPSMYFLSLRGISLGTRRLPIDPLAFAINDDGTGGVVIDSGTSITWLQQDAYEAVRRGLLSAIPLPAMNDTDIGLDTCFQWPPPPNVTVTVPDFVFHFYGANMTLPPENYMLIASTTGYLCLAMVPSGVGTIIGNYQQQNLHILYDIANSFLSFVPAPCDII